Within the Pseudocalidococcus azoricus BACA0444 genome, the region TTGATTGTTGGCTGCGCTGGCTGACTGACTTTAGGCTTAGATGCTTTCTTTCTGTTACCAATCGCATCCCTAATAAGATACTCAGATTGGAAAAAGAAGGCCCCAAATACTAGCCCAATGGTCAGAATCATGCCAATCTTTTGATCTGTGTAGTGACAATAGGAGGAATAGTAGCGAAAATATCGGCCGCAGGACGCATAAGCAAAGGGTGTCATCACTAAAAAGGTTAGGATACTTCCCACGATGATCGCTGTTCCTTCATACCAAGATGACCAACGGGGAAACCAGCCAGGGACTTGACGGCGAAATAGAGACTTATGGACTACTGCGAGGAAAAAGATGGGAATGAGTAACCCTAGCAATGCCCCAATGGCCAGCGGTGTGGGGTGTTTGATTGAGCCAGAAACTAATAGGCCCATAAAAGTGGTAGCCATCATGACATAAATTACCACTACTACGAAAAATAAAGCCAGGCCAGATCTTATCCAATTGATAGGGTATGGAATCCAACGGGGCCATCTCATGATTTAAGCCTCTATAGCTACCGATACAAGATGATCACGAACAGTCTATATGATCCGAAAATCATAAAAAGGTTAACCACAACGCCGTTTTACCGCAGTTTATGACCTGGGATGAACCAGGTGGGAACGCTGGCATCGGCTTAAAGTTTCTGGCAACAAAGACCAGTGTACCGCCACCAATGGATTCGGCTCCCGTTGTTTTAAGTTATAGATCAAAAAACAATATTGGCAGTCACCAACGCCGCAGTCAAACCTACGGGCCATTTTAACAGAGGTCACTGGGCTGACAAGTCTTTGGTTTGGGTAACTAGTTGGTAGAGTTTTTGACTAAATCCCAGGCCAGCTTGGCCGCTCCGACTATCCCCGCCTGATTACCTAACTCGGCCCGAATAATTTTTAAGCCATCCCGTGAACTGGGTAATACCCGCCGTTCGACTTCTGCCCAAAGAGACGGTAAAAATAAATCCATGGCCGCACTCACCCCCCCGCCAATCAAAATTGCCTCTGGAGTCAACACATATAAAAACGTCGCCAGGCCAGCCGCTAATTCTTGCCCAAAGGTGGCCCAAAACGCTAAAGCATCGCCATCTCCGGCGCGGGCCTGGGCCGCCAAAGCAGCAGCATCCATCCCGGTGCGTCTTTTAATGGCTGTGGCCGAAGCGTGTTGCTCCAGGGAGCCTTGATTGCCGCTGTTACAGGGATGGCCATGTAAATCAACGGTAATTAACCCCAGTTCGGCGGCTGTACCATGGCGACCGATAAAGAGTTTGCCATCTAATAAAATTCCGCCCCCAACCCCTGTGCCCAAGGTGAGCAAAATCACATCCTTGTAGGCCCGCCCCGCTCCCAACCAGGCCTCGCCGACCAAGGCACAATTGGCATCATTAGCTAAAATGACGGGACGATGGGTCAGTTTTTCCAGGGTTTCAGCCATGGGGACGTTTTGCCAGTTATCGAGGTTAATCGCAACGCGCACCGTTTTCCCAGCCCGATCTGTCGGCCCAGGAACTCCCATGCCGATGGCTAAGGTTTTGTTGTCGGGATCCAGCTTTTCTAAGGTTTCGACAATGGTTTGAATGACGGCTGTCGGCGAGGCGGGTCGGGGGGTGGGGACAGTGAGTTTTTCGAGGCAAATTCCCTCTCGATTGAACCGGCCAAATTTAATGGCAGTACCACCGAGATCAATCCCCAGTACCTCTTTATCAGACATAACGGCTATCCATCTATCTTGAGAGAGTCATCCCCCAGGTTGCTGGCTTGGATCTTGCCATATTCTGTTTGTGATTCCGTGATCTTGGCTGATTAATCCCAAAAATCGGCCTGGTGACTTAGGGCTGGAGGTGTGGGAGAGCTTGGGCCAAGTTTGGTTCTGCCGCGGCCTGGAATTGGGGGGCTAGGCTGGCCTGGCAACTTTTGAGTAGGGTTTGATCGGCTACACTCGCTTGCAAGGGGTGGAGTTCTCCTAAATTGACGGTTACTGGATAACTGGAAGCCTCAAAGCTATCCAACATTAGGGCATTAATGGTTCCCTCTTGGACGGTTCCCTGAAAGCAATCATAGGAAGAATCGGGCATATAGACTGCACCTGTAATCCCATGATTGTTGACCTCAAAAACCATGTAAGTTTGGCGGAGTTGGCCTGGTCGGGGTGATTCACCATAAAGATAAATTCCATTTTTCAGGTTTGGCATCCCTGTGGTGGGTTTGGAAATGGCCAGCAGTGACTTAGGGCGAGGATTGGCTTGAACTGGCACAGTGCTGCTGAATGTTCCTGCAAGTGTAAAAGCGGCTATCCCCACCAGGCCTGACCATGAAATTCTTAACATATTGTTACCCACCAAATAAACCTGTCATGCTTCGTGAGTCTGGAATAGAGTTGACCGCTACCTAACTTTAACTCTAGGGATTTGAGGGCAGTCTCGGCTTCACCCACTAGCATGAATCAAGCAGAAGAGGGGCGAAAACAGGGGTGTGACAGTAGTGGCACAGGCACAAAATTTAGAGTTGCAAAATTCGTTGGGCTTCCCGTTGACCGCTGAGTAAGGCTCCGTGAACCGTGGCTGGATACTGTGACTGGGTGGCTTCCCCCGCAAAGAATAGGCACTGACCAATGGGTTGGGCAAGGGTTTGGTAATCGGCCGGACTGACACCCGGTGGCAGATGGGAATAGGCCCCCCAACTGAAGGGATCCTGACCCCAGCGAGTGATGAGGGTTCCAGTTGGTGCGGGAATCTTGGGGCCGAATATGGTTTTGAGGGTCTCCAGGCCCGCTTGAATGATTTCTGCATCCCCCAAGCTCTCAATGTATTGTCCATAGGTGCCGGCATTAAATCCGAGTAAGATGGGTTGCTTGAGCACCGGATAGAGATTCAACCATTCACACCAATGCCCTTTTTCAGCGGAGATGTAGCCGAGGAGATCTGATTCTGCCCAGAAGGCCTGGGGAAAGCGAAAATAGGCTTTGTTGAGAACTCCCATGCCTAAGCGTTGGATTGCGGTTTGTTTGGGCTGAGGTAAGGGGGGATTAAAGCGAATCTGGCCTTTTTTGAGTACCCCCAAGGGAACAGTAAGGATAACGGCCTTGGCCTGGAAAA harbors:
- a CDS encoding ROK family protein, whose translation is MSDKEVLGIDLGGTAIKFGRFNREGICLEKLTVPTPRPASPTAVIQTIVETLEKLDPDNKTLAIGMGVPGPTDRAGKTVRVAINLDNWQNVPMAETLEKLTHRPVILANDANCALVGEAWLGAGRAYKDVILLTLGTGVGGGILLDGKLFIGRHGTAAELGLITVDLHGHPCNSGNQGSLEQHASATAIKRRTGMDAAALAAQARAGDGDALAFWATFGQELAAGLATFLYVLTPEAILIGGGVSAAMDLFLPSLWAEVERRVLPSSRDGLKIIRAELGNQAGIVGAAKLAWDLVKNSTN